Part of the Oscillibacter hominis genome is shown below.
CGCCGGGCCTGGACCGCAGCTTTTCTGCCCAGCGCTGGAAAACCCTGCCCTCCCGCCTCTGGACCGACGCCGCCCAGGAGGCCATGGACCGGGAGTTCCACGGCTCCTACGACATCTGGGGCGGCGACATCGACCCTGCGGCGGTGGACCTTGCCCGGCACAACGCGGAGCTCGCCGGAGTGGACGACTGCGTCCGCTTTGAGGTGGCCGACGCCGCCGCGTTCCGCCGCGAAAGCGAGTACGGCCAGCTGGTCACCAATCCCCCCTATGGCGAGCGGCTTATGGAGCGCTCGGAAGCGGAAGCCCTTTACAGGGTGTTCGGCAAGGCACTTCTGACGCTGCCTCCCAAGTGGCGGGTGGTGGTACTCTCCTCCCACACGGAGTTTGAGCGCTCCTTCGGCCGTCCGGCAGTGAAAAAGCGTAAGCTCTACAACGGGATGATCAAGTGTGACGCCTTCTTTTACGGAGGAAAATAACTACTATATGTAATTTCCGGTCGAATGTTTACGAACCGTATTGGATTTTGGCCGAAAGGAGGACCTATGAAGCACATCTTCATCATCAATCCCAGCGCCGGAAAGCGCAGCCAGGCCAGCCGTATTCTGGCCATGGCGGAGAATCTTCGCCAAAAGCACGGGCTGGACTGTACCTGTATGCTGACCCAGAGCCCCGGCCATGCCACGGAGCTGGCCCGTAAGGCGGCGGAGAGCGGGGAACCCATCCGCCTTTACGCCTGCGGAGGCGACGGCACCGTCTATGAGGTGGCCAATGGCGCCGCGGGCTTTGAACATGTGGCTGTGACCTGTATCCCCGTGGGCACGGGAAACGACTTTCTGAAAAACTTCGGAGAGGACATGCCCCGCTTCTCCGATGCGGAGAACCTCTGGGACGGCGACGTCTTTCCCCTGGACCTCATCGAGTGCAACGGCAGGTACTGCACCACCATCGCCTGCTCCGGCATCGACGCACGGGTGGCAGAGGATGTGCATACATACGGCGACTATCCGCTGCTCAGCGGACGGGGCTGCTACCTTGCCTCCGTGGCCGTCAACCTTCTCTTCAAGGGCATCGGCCAGCGCTGGACCGTCACTGTCGACGGGGAAGAGGTGACCGACGAGTTCGCCCTGGTGGCCACCTGCAACGGCCGCTACTATGGCGGCGGCTCCACGCCGGTGCCCGAGGCCCGGATGGACGACGGCGTGCTGGAGACCATCCTGGTCAAAAAGGTAAGCCGCCCCACCTTTGCCCGGTTTTTCCGGCCCTATTCCGACGGCCAGTACGCCCGCTTCCCCTCCCTGGCCCGGGTGGTCCGGGCCAGGGAGGTCCGCATCCACTCCGACGCTGAGGAGATCGTCACCTGTTTGGACGGCGAATGCTTCCGCTCCCACGACGTGACAGTGCGCCTGGCCGACAAGCGGCTCAACTTTTTCGGTCCCAAGGGCTGCGACTGCAACAAAACCGCCCGCTGAAGACAGTCCATTCACAAATTCTTTACAGAATTTCTCCCGCTACCCCCTTTACAAATGGAAAACAATGTACTATGATAGCAGCGTTAGCACTCAGGAAGCACGAGTGCTAACGCTGATTTCGTTCATTCAAAAAATTATATCATACAATAAGGAGGCAATTTTCATGAAACTCACCCCGCTTGCAGACCGCGTCATTTTGAAGATGGTAGAGGCTGAGGAGACCACCAAGGGCGGCATCATCCTCACCGGCTCCGCCAAGGAGAAGCCCTCCGTGGCCGAGGTCATTTCCGTGGGCCCCGGCGGCGTGGTGGACGGCAAGACCATCACCATGACCGTCAAGGCCGGAGACAAGGTCATCACCGACAAATACGCCGGCACCAAGGTCACCCTGGAGGACGTGGAGTACGTGGTGGTTCGTCAGGGCGACATCCTGGCCATCGTGGAATAACATCCTGCTGTCCGGCCAGAGTCCGGCGGCCGCCTCAGCTCGGCGGCAAAAAAGAGATCAAAAAATCAAACTCTTCTATTTTGGAGGTAATGAATTATGTCTAAGCTGATTAAACGCGGTGAGGATGCCCGCAAGGCGCTGGAGACCGGCGTCAACACCCTTGCCGATACCGTAAAGGTCACCCTGGGCCCCAAGGGCCGCAACGTGGTCCTGGGCAAGAAGTTCGGCTCTCCCCTGATCACCAACGACGGCGTCACCATCGCCAAGGAGATCGAGCTGGAGGATCCGTTTGAGAACATGGGCGCCCAGCTGGTGAAGGAAGTCTCCACCAAGACCAACGATGTGGCGGGCGACGGCACCACCACCGCCACACTGCTGGCCCAGGCCATGATCCATGAGGGCCTGAAGAATCTGGCCGCCGGCGCCAACCCCATTGTCCTGAAAAAGGGTATGTCCAAGGCCGTTGAGGCCGCTGTGGCCGAGGTCAAGAACCTGGCCAAGACCGTGGACGGCACCAAGGACATCGCCCGCGTGGGCGCCGTCTCCTCCGGCGACGAAGAGATCGGCAAGCTGATTGCCGAGGCCATGGAGAAGGTCAGCGCCGACGGCGTCATCACCATCGAGGAGTCCAAGACCGCCGAGACCTACAGCGAGGTCGTGGAAGGCATGCAGTTCGACCGCGGCTATATCACCCCCTATATGGTCACCGACACCGAGAAGATGGAGGCCAACCTGGACGACGCCTATATCCTGATCACCGATAAGAAGATTTCTGTCATCGCCGACATCCTGCCCATCCTGGAGCAGCTGGTCCAGGCCGGCAAGAAGCTGCTGATCATTGCCGAGGATGTGGAGGGCGAGGCCCTGTCCACCCTGATTGTCAACCGTCTGCGCGGCACGCTGAACGTAGTGTGCGTCAAGGCCCCCGGCTTCGGCGACCGCCGTCAGGAGATGCTGCAGGATATCGCTACCCTCACCGGCGGCACCGTCATCAGCGAGAAGGTGGGCCTGGAGCTGAAGGAGGCCACCATCGACATGCTGGGCCGCGCCCGTCAGGTCAAGGTCACCAAGGAGACCACCACCATTGTGGACGGCTCCGGCGACTCCCAGGCCATCAAGGACCGTGTGGGCCAGATCCGCAGCCAGATTTCCGTCACCACCTCTGACTACGACCGCGAGAAGCTCCAGGAGCGCCTGGCCAAGCTGGCCGGCGGCGTAGCCGTCATCAAGGTCGGCGCAGCCACCGAGACCGAGATGAAGGAGAAGAAGCTCCGCATCGAGGATGCGCTGAACGCCACCCGCGCCGCTGTGGAAGAGGGCGTGGTTGCCGGCGGCGGCACCATCTTTGTCAACGTCATCCCCGCCGTGGAAGCCCTGCTGGGTGAGGTAGAGGGCGATGAGAAGACCGGTGTGCGCCTGATCGCCAAGGCTCTGGAGGCCCCCATCCGCCAGATTGCCGCCAACGCCGGCCTGGACGGCTCCGTCATCCTCGAGAAGGTCCGCGAGTCCGGCAAGAAGGGCTACGGCTTCGACGCTTATCAGGAAGAGTATTGCGACATGGTCGCCAGCGGCATCATCGATCCCGCCAAGGTGGCCCGCTGCGCTCTGGAGAATGCCGCTTCCGTCTCCGCCATGGTTCTGACCACCGAGTCCCTCGTGGCCGACAAGCCCGAGCCTCCCGCACCCGCCGCGGCCCCCGGCATGGGCGACATGGGCGGCATGTATTAAAAAATACCGCAATCCCTTGAAACGCCTGGGTTTCAGCGTACAGAAAGGTGAATTTGCGCTACACTTACGCCACAGACAAAGCGCAGGATAGGGTAATAAAAGGCCGACACTCACGATTGTGGGTGTCGGCCTTTTTGCGTCGAAGTATCATGTCTAAACACGCTCTTGCCCTTCTTTTCCATTTGTATTATAGTAGAGGTAGTCGTAAATGTGCAGTAGCGGAGGAATCGACAGATGGCAAAGAATGAGAATCTGCATAAAGCCAAGGACGCGAAAAAAGACGAGTTTTATACACAGTATGAGGATATACAGAGTGAACTCAACCATTACGAAAAGCATTTTAGGGGCAAGACAATCTTTTGTAACTGTGATGATCCTTTTGAGAGTAATTTTTGTAAATTCTTCCTGCGGAATTTTAATTACCTCGGCTTGAAAAGATTGATATGTACTTCTTACAGCACCTCGCCTGTGATCGGGCAGCAGCTTACGCTCTTTGACTGGATGGACGAGCCTGTTGTGCGGGGAAACGGCTATGTTATGGACATCAGAGAAGTGCCGATGGCAAACGGCAGGGGCGTTTCCGACGCGGATATTGACGCACTCTTGAAATCCAAAAAGCGCGGGGTAAAAAAGTTAAAGGGCGACGGGGATTTTCGCAGCGAAGAATGCATCGAATATCTCAAACAGGCGGACATTGTTGTTACGAATCCGCCGTTCAGCCTGTTTCGGGAGTATGTTGCACAACTGATGGAGTACGGCAAAAAGTTTTTAATCATAGGAAGCAAGAATGCGGTTACATACAAAGAAATTTTTCCGCTTATTAAAGAGGATAAATTGTGGCTTGGCTATGGTTTCAGAAAAGACGACGCTTATTTTCGGATCCCTCTTGAGAGAGCGGCAGGGTATGCCCCTGGTGTATATAATCCGACCACAGGGCTTGTTCATTTCCGCAACTGTACTTGGTATACAAATTTGGATATCCAAAAGCGACATGAAGAATTAACGCTATTTAAGCGATATTACGGCAACGAAGAAGAATATCCCCATTATGCGAATTACGATGCAATAGAAGTATCGAAGGTCAGCGACATTCCATGCGACTACTATGAGGAAATCGGCGTCCCCATCACTTATCTGGACAAGCATAACCCAGACCAGTTTGAAATTATCGGGGCAAGCCGCTGGTTGGGAAAACCCATGTCGGAAATTGCGCCAAAAGGGACTTATGTAGCGGGCGGAGTGCGTTTCTATTTGCCTGTTGAAAGTTCACAAACTGTTAATGTAGAGAGAGAGAGAGAGAGAGAGAGAGAGAGAGAGGCGACAGACGCTCTACCGTTGCCTCTACGACCGGATCGCCATCAAGCGCCGCAAGGTACAGTCGGCTGTATGACAGAATTGTTATCAAGCGTAAGATGTAGCGGGATAATGGGCGTACCCATTACTTTTTTAGACAAGTACAATCCAGAGCAGTTTGAAATTATTGGTTGTGCTGATTATACGGGAAAATATGGCTCTGATGAAATTGGAATTGAAAGAATAGGCGAAGAATGGATCGCAAAATACCAAGCGCAAGGTGGGAAAGGACACTATACTGCAAACATGACCAGCCTTGTATATTACGATACAAGCGGGAATGCGAAGAATACCTTCAAGAGAATTTTGATCCGAAGGAGGGTAAACCGTGAAAATAGAGCCGAAACAAATCAAGGTCAGGGACGTGTTTGACAGCTACGCCGACAACGGCGACGACGGCGTTTTTGCCTACGGCGGCAGGCTTGCCATCCGCCCGCCTTATCAGCGGGAGTTTGTCTATAATAATGAGCAGGCGGAGGCCGTTATCCAAACGGTGCTGAAAGGTTTTCCGCTGAATGTGATGTACTGGGTAAGGGTTGGGAATGTCAGATATGAGGTCTTGGACGGCCAGCAAAGGACGCTTTCCGTCATGCAATATCTGAAACATCAGTTTTCTATCACCCTTGACGACAAGAAATATTACTGGGACGCTTTACCCGACGACAAGTACAACGCCATTATGAACTATGAGTTTATGGTTTATATTTGCGAGGGCGAAGAATCTGAAAAATTAGAATGGTTCAAAGTTGTCAATATTGCAGGGGAAAAGCTGTCCGACCAGGAACTTAGGAACTCCGTTTACACAGGCGAATGGCTTTCAGACGCAAAGCGGCATTTCTCAAAGCGAAATTGTGCTGCAAAGTTGATGTCGGATAAATACATAACGGGCGACCCGAACAGGCAGGAACTTCTTGAAAAGGCGTTAAAAGGGATCTGCGAGTATCAAGGTATCAAGGAAATTACAGAATATATGGCGCAGCATAAATCAGACGCGGACGCAGACGAATTGTGGCAGTATTTCCAAGATGTGATTCATTGGGTAGAGAAGATTTTTCCAAAATACTTCTCGGATATGAAAGGCCTGGACTGGTGCCATCTTTATAACACATACCATGACCGCACTTATAATTCTACGGTAATGGGCTTGGAAGTGAAACGCCTGCATGAAGATGACGAGGTACAAAAAGCAAAAGGTATCTATGAATTCCTGCTTTGCCGAGATACAGACCCATTTGCAGGTAGACTGCTAAACCTGCGTGCATTTGACAAGAGAGATAAACTGGCGGCATACAGCAGACAAAATGGGATATGTCCCATCTGTGGAGAGCACTTTGCATTTGGAGAAATGGAGGGTGACCACATCAAGCCCTGGAGCAAGGGAGGGCAGACAACACCTGATAACTGTCAAATGCTCTGCAAAGCCTGCAACGGGAAAAAGACCGACAAATATTAGAATGATGATACCCCTTCGGACATGGGCGGCATGTATTAAGAGATCGACGCCTGTCACAAGCAACGCGCACGATAGAGTTCAAAAGGCCGATGGTTACCATATGGTAACCATCGGCCTTTTCTGTATCCATGCACCTATGCATATGTTATAAATCCACTCTATTCTCTGCTCTAAATTATTTCTCAAGCTTTATCTTGCCATGCTCAGATTCGTATTCTGCAATGAATTTCAGCATCAACCGGATGATCTGGGCATTTGCGGAACGGCCGTGAAAGCCACAGGCATGGCGGAACTTTGCATGAATATCGCCATCAACCCGCAGGCCACAATGTTTCTCATTGATCTTCTTATGTTCCATAATAGAACCTCCAAAACTGAGCTGCTATGGCTCTATTTTAGAGGGTTGTGTTGCGCTTAGACCAAAATGGAGTTGTTATAACTCCGTAAAATATGGATACTGGAGGAACGGCTTATATCATCCGATATGCGGCCAATAAAGGCGGTGTCAGCATCCATAATATGGCGACATATGGTGCATTTTGTTAAGGCATTGGCAGACTGTGGGCAAAGGTGCAGGCTGCTTGTAGAATATTTAGGACGATGTCAGGCTTGACATCCCTTGCATTTTCCAAACACTTGAGATAGAATGAATTCATACGATCATTACTTTATTCGAGGATTTCAATATGTCTGACAGGCGTTTAGAGTTTGATGAAGCCATACTCCGTATTTGCAGTTACACCAATATCGATAACCGCAATCACCGGGAATACATCCCCGGTGTGAGCCTGCTTCCGCGGGAAATGCACACGTTGGAGAAGATCATCTGTCATCCGGGAATCAACACCACAAAGCTGGCCCAGATCACGGGCATCCCGAAAGGCACCATCTCTAAAATGACAAGGGATTTTGAATCCCGGGGCCTGATCGACTGCTTTAAGGACAAGTGCAACCGCAAGGAAGTCTACTACCGGGGCACCGAGACCGGCATGAAGGTATTTGAGGCGCACATCGAGTTTCACCAGGTCATCGGCCGGGAGTTCTACTCCTACTTTGACGCGCTGCCGGACGCGTCCAGAGAGCTTGTCCTGGACGTGCTCCACCGCTATGCGGATTACATGGAGGATCTGTGCGGCCAGCATGTCCAGTCCCTCAGTTCCATCTGATCCTATAGAAAAGAGTCCGTTTCCCAACCTGAGGGCGGACTCTTTTTTAGAATGATTCGCATATTTGTGCAAACTGTCTACAGCACTCTGCAAATTTCAGCATTTCCATAGAAACATTCAACAAGTAATTGACTTTTCTTTGGAATGGGAGTATTTTTGTTTTGTTGGAAACAAAACAAAACTGGATGGAACAAGATGGTCAGGAGGAACGAATATGCTTGAAAAATGCGCTCCATTTGATGTCGTTGTCATTGGAAGCGGCGGCGGCGGTCTGCGCGCGGCGATCAGCGCCGCGGAGGGCGGCGCGAACACATTGATTGTGGCCAAAGGCAAGATCAACCGCAGCGGCTCCACACTGCTGGCCGGAGCCAACCTGAGCGCGGACATCGCCTGCGACGGCCACAGCCTCCACGAGATGGGGCTGAGTGACTGGAACCAGGACGACTCCAAAGAGAAGTTTTTTGCAGACGTCTGCCACGAGGGCTTTTACCTGGGCAACCAGAAGCTGATCCACAAATTTGTGGACGGCGCGCCGGACCGGATCCGTGAACTGATGGGCTGGGGCATGGAGGTCCTGGGCACGGAGGGTGAGCGGGGCATCTCCGTTTTCGGCTCCGCAATCCTGGACTCCCTGTTCCGGCGGGTGAAGGAGTTGGGCATCTCCTATGTGGAAAGCCACCTCTTCACCGACCTGGTGGTGGAGGACGGAGCGGTAAAGGGCTGCACCTGTGTGGACCTGCTCACCGGTGAGATCAAGTACTTCCCCGCCAAGGCGGTGGTCATCGCCACCGGCGGCAGCCACGGCATCTTCCGGAACAACAGCGGCCCCACCGACTGCTGCGGTGAAGGCCCGGCGGCGGCGCTGCGGGCGGGCGCTGAGCTCATCGACATGGAGATGATCTCCTTCTGCCCCTCGGTCATCCTCCACCCAGCGATGTATAAGGGCAACATTCTGCCCTACATTATGAACACCACCGGCTACGGTACATACGTCAACAAATTCGGCAAGCCCTTTACCCAGCGCCACCTGACTGCCGAGGTGGAGGCCCTTGCCCTTGACACCGAGTGGAACAAGATGCTGCTTTCCTACGCGCTGCAAAAGGAGATTAACTCCCAGCGCTGCAACCGCTTTGGCGGCGTCTACTACACCCTTCCCCTCTCCCCGGAGGAGCTGAAGGAGGAGCTCTATCACGACCTCCCCAACCTGTCCAAGGGCATGTACCACGACATTATGGAAATTTTCCTCAACAACCGCTGCGTGACCTGCGCCCCGTTTGCCCACTATTTCGAGGGCGGCATCCGCATCGACGAGGAGATGGGGACAAAGCTGCCCGGCCTCTTTGCGGCGGGCGAATGCACCGGCGGCATGTTCGGCGCCAACCGGGTCTCCGCCGCCACCACGGAGATGCTGATCGAGGGGAACATCGCCGGCGCCTCCGCGGCCTCCTATGCGGGGAAGACCGACGTGGACAAGGCCTCCGACAAGCTGCTTGCCCGGATGGAGGAAGAGCTGCTCCGCCCCTTCGCAAACGGCGGCGGCGCAAGCCCGGTGGAGCTGCGGGAGGCGCTGCACGACGCAACCGCCTCCTCCCTGACGGTCCTGCGCAACGGCAAAGCCCTGGAAAAAGGCCTCCAGGACGTGCTGAGCCTGCAAAAGGAGCTGCCCGGCGTGTCCCTTGCCACCAAGGACCGCAGATATAATAAGGAGTGGCTGGAATACCTGCAGCTTCGCAACGGCCTCATCACCGCAGCGGCCACCCTCACGGCGGCCTCCATGCGCAAGGAGAGCCGGGGCGTCCATGTGCGGGAGGACTATTTCTATACGGATAACGAGAACTACCTCAAAAACCTGGTGGTCAAAAACTGTGCGTTAGACACCGAATGGGTCCCGCCGGTCCACACCGACATCTACCCGGAGCCAGTCCGCAAGGACTACATCCCCTATGTGGAAGACGTAATCGCAAAGCTGAGCTAAGGAGGCTGGAGATGAGAGACATTGAAGTTAAAATCTTACGGGGGGCCGAAACAGGCAATGGCCGATATCAGACCTACACGGTGACGGTGGAGGATGACGCGGCGGTTTCTGTCATGAATCTCCTGGAAGAAATATATAATAAGCAGGACCATTCTCTTGCGTTTTTCTCCCACGCGGCCTGCCGTCAGGCTGCATGCGGCAAATGCATGGTGAAAGTGGACGGCGCGGTGAAGCTGGCCTGCAAGGAAAGGGTGTGTGCCAACCAAATCACATTGGAGCCCTATTCAAAAAAAGTGATCCGGGACTTAATTTGCGAAGCGTGATAATTTAGGGAGGGAAATTATGAGTGAACAGGTAAATCTCAATGAGATTCAAGACCTTGAACGTCTCAATCAAGCACCTGTCTTAACCCGGTGGAAGGGATTCAGCAAATACACCGGGCCCGCATTCCTGGAGGCCGTCACCACCCTTGGCGCCGGCTCCTTCGCATCCGTCGCCGCCATGGGCGCGGCTTATGGCTATGAGATGCTGTGGATCCCCTTCTACTCCTATCTGCTCGGTATGTTCATGCTGACTCTGGGTACTAAGTTTGCCGTCCACAGCAGGCTGGACGTCATCACCGCCCAGAACAAGTATCAAAATAAGCTGATCGGCTCCGCCGTCACCGGACTGATCGCGTGCTATTTGGGATATGTGACCTTTACCTTCGGGCAGTATGCCTTGGGTACGGATGCGTTGGAGAATATGTTCGCCCTGGTGAACATCAACTTCCCCAGATCCATCAACTGGATTGTCATCTTTGCCCTCTCGTTC
Proteins encoded:
- a CDS encoding diacylglycerol/lipid kinase family protein, with protein sequence MKHIFIINPSAGKRSQASRILAMAENLRQKHGLDCTCMLTQSPGHATELARKAAESGEPIRLYACGGDGTVYEVANGAAGFEHVAVTCIPVGTGNDFLKNFGEDMPRFSDAENLWDGDVFPLDLIECNGRYCTTIACSGIDARVAEDVHTYGDYPLLSGRGCYLASVAVNLLFKGIGQRWTVTVDGEEVTDEFALVATCNGRYYGGGSTPVPEARMDDGVLETILVKKVSRPTFARFFRPYSDGQYARFPSLARVVRAREVRIHSDAEEIVTCLDGECFRSHDVTVRLADKRLNFFGPKGCDCNKTAR
- a CDS encoding co-chaperone GroES, yielding MKLTPLADRVILKMVEAEETTKGGIILTGSAKEKPSVAEVISVGPGGVVDGKTITMTVKAGDKVITDKYAGTKVTLEDVEYVVVRQGDILAIVE
- the groL gene encoding chaperonin GroEL (60 kDa chaperone family; promotes refolding of misfolded polypeptides especially under stressful conditions; forms two stacked rings of heptamers to form a barrel-shaped 14mer; ends can be capped by GroES; misfolded proteins enter the barrel where they are refolded when GroES binds) — encoded protein: MSKLIKRGEDARKALETGVNTLADTVKVTLGPKGRNVVLGKKFGSPLITNDGVTIAKEIELEDPFENMGAQLVKEVSTKTNDVAGDGTTTATLLAQAMIHEGLKNLAAGANPIVLKKGMSKAVEAAVAEVKNLAKTVDGTKDIARVGAVSSGDEEIGKLIAEAMEKVSADGVITIEESKTAETYSEVVEGMQFDRGYITPYMVTDTEKMEANLDDAYILITDKKISVIADILPILEQLVQAGKKLLIIAEDVEGEALSTLIVNRLRGTLNVVCVKAPGFGDRRQEMLQDIATLTGGTVISEKVGLELKEATIDMLGRARQVKVTKETTTIVDGSGDSQAIKDRVGQIRSQISVTTSDYDREKLQERLAKLAGGVAVIKVGAATETEMKEKKLRIEDALNATRAAVEEGVVAGGGTIFVNVIPAVEALLGEVEGDEKTGVRLIAKALEAPIRQIAANAGLDGSVILEKVRESGKKGYGFDAYQEEYCDMVASGIIDPAKVARCALENAASVSAMVLTTESLVADKPEPPAPAAAPGMGDMGGMY
- a CDS encoding adenine-specific methyltransferase EcoRI family protein, encoding MAKNENLHKAKDAKKDEFYTQYEDIQSELNHYEKHFRGKTIFCNCDDPFESNFCKFFLRNFNYLGLKRLICTSYSTSPVIGQQLTLFDWMDEPVVRGNGYVMDIREVPMANGRGVSDADIDALLKSKKRGVKKLKGDGDFRSEECIEYLKQADIVVTNPPFSLFREYVAQLMEYGKKFLIIGSKNAVTYKEIFPLIKEDKLWLGYGFRKDDAYFRIPLERAAGYAPGVYNPTTGLVHFRNCTWYTNLDIQKRHEELTLFKRYYGNEEEYPHYANYDAIEVSKVSDIPCDYYEEIGVPITYLDKHNPDQFEIIGASRWLGKPMSEIAPKGTYVAGGVRFYLPVESSQTVNVEREREREREREATDALPLPLRPDRHQAPQGTVGCMTELLSSVRCSGIMGVPITFLDKYNPEQFEIIGCADYTGKYGSDEIGIERIGEEWIAKYQAQGGKGHYTANMTSLVYYDTSGNAKNTFKRILIRRRVNRENRAETNQGQGRV
- a CDS encoding HNH endonuclease family protein, with the protein product MKIEPKQIKVRDVFDSYADNGDDGVFAYGGRLAIRPPYQREFVYNNEQAEAVIQTVLKGFPLNVMYWVRVGNVRYEVLDGQQRTLSVMQYLKHQFSITLDDKKYYWDALPDDKYNAIMNYEFMVYICEGEESEKLEWFKVVNIAGEKLSDQELRNSVYTGEWLSDAKRHFSKRNCAAKLMSDKYITGDPNRQELLEKALKGICEYQGIKEITEYMAQHKSDADADELWQYFQDVIHWVEKIFPKYFSDMKGLDWCHLYNTYHDRTYNSTVMGLEVKRLHEDDEVQKAKGIYEFLLCRDTDPFAGRLLNLRAFDKRDKLAAYSRQNGICPICGEHFAFGEMEGDHIKPWSKGGQTTPDNCQMLCKACNGKKTDKY
- a CDS encoding MarR family winged helix-turn-helix transcriptional regulator; this translates as MSDRRLEFDEAILRICSYTNIDNRNHREYIPGVSLLPREMHTLEKIICHPGINTTKLAQITGIPKGTISKMTRDFESRGLIDCFKDKCNRKEVYYRGTETGMKVFEAHIEFHQVIGREFYSYFDALPDASRELVLDVLHRYADYMEDLCGQHVQSLSSI
- a CDS encoding FAD-dependent oxidoreductase is translated as MLEKCAPFDVVVIGSGGGGLRAAISAAEGGANTLIVAKGKINRSGSTLLAGANLSADIACDGHSLHEMGLSDWNQDDSKEKFFADVCHEGFYLGNQKLIHKFVDGAPDRIRELMGWGMEVLGTEGERGISVFGSAILDSLFRRVKELGISYVESHLFTDLVVEDGAVKGCTCVDLLTGEIKYFPAKAVVIATGGSHGIFRNNSGPTDCCGEGPAAALRAGAELIDMEMISFCPSVILHPAMYKGNILPYIMNTTGYGTYVNKFGKPFTQRHLTAEVEALALDTEWNKMLLSYALQKEINSQRCNRFGGVYYTLPLSPEELKEELYHDLPNLSKGMYHDIMEIFLNNRCVTCAPFAHYFEGGIRIDEEMGTKLPGLFAAGECTGGMFGANRVSAATTEMLIEGNIAGASAASYAGKTDVDKASDKLLARMEEELLRPFANGGGASPVELREALHDATASSLTVLRNGKALEKGLQDVLSLQKELPGVSLATKDRRYNKEWLEYLQLRNGLITAAATLTAASMRKESRGVHVREDYFYTDNENYLKNLVVKNCALDTEWVPPVHTDIYPEPVRKDYIPYVEDVIAKLS
- a CDS encoding 2Fe-2S iron-sulfur cluster-binding protein, whose protein sequence is MRDIEVKILRGAETGNGRYQTYTVTVEDDAAVSVMNLLEEIYNKQDHSLAFFSHAACRQAACGKCMVKVDGAVKLACKERVCANQITLEPYSKKVIRDLICEA